The region aaagaaaaaaacagtccAAGATAGAAAGATAAACCTTTGTGAATGCTTGGTATTCCAATAATTGTTAGTTGGCATTAATTCGTATTGCAGTGTAAAAAACATCGTCATCAAACATTTTGATATATGAGTAATTTACAGGGTTGGAAGATCTAACAATATCACGACTCTGGAACATTTTCCCTTGTTAGTTCTCGACGAAGACGAAACCTAACACGCAAGTGAAACATTCTCTTAACTGTTGAATGTAGGCAAGTGAAATGGGTTGCTTCAACAGACGTTTATTATTTTGCAGTACTTGTAAGATTCCGAACTTTGTATACAAGAGGAACTGTTAATCGTGGAACTTTGCATGGTTCGGAAAAATACGATGCTATACAAATGGACAGAATTGTTAAAAATGGAACGACTGACTGTTGTCAAGTAAAGAGAATAAAGTACTTGGTAATTGGATGATAATTATGcgtttactttatttaactattttccaattatttGTAACGTTTTTCTCCGATCCGGGAAACCGACTTTCTGTCCTATCTGGTTCaggttaaggacggtgcctactattgttattgcgcatacgttctgcgcatcaccagatactcggatttcctatcgtcaatgcttactaatacagggatatttttgcgcggtttaaaaactatccggagaaagtagatcttagtaagtactcttggtatccaaaaagaaaattggtggtaaccatgcatttttgagaaataattatgcgtcaatttgagaaagaacgccatacaatgttttgtattttaaagctttttaccgatattattcatgaattatctttaaaaaatgcgtggttctccccaattttctttttggatttcaataggacttgttaagatctatatttcctgcataatcacacaccggggaaaaaatatcttttattagtaggcaccgccctTAAATGACTGCTACGTGCTAAATCAACTGGGTACGGCAAATCGTATAATTTGCCGACTTCCTTAATATTTTTATTCGATctcagaaaaaacaaattacataACAATTTTAAGAAATCAGTAGGAAACTTACTTCTGTGGCGATATCCAGTTGAGAACACCAAACGAGTAAACAACCAGTTAGCAAACAAAGGATAGCAAGCGGTTGAGCTTAAGTCCTGACTACATGTTGTGAAATTGTGGCACTGAAAGTAACCGCAAAGCCTGGCGTCAAGCCCTGTGGGATGTTtcgtttttgaatttttttttttaaaagagcGGAAAAATTTCCATCAACCTTTTTCTCTCCTATATCTCCGCTTGGTACCTTGTTCAAGTTGAGATGGTTCAATTTATGAGTATTTTTTACGCTAGAGGGTGCACAATGTTGACTCCTTAACTTCCATTTTGTGTAGACTCTTCAAGTTAAAAGAGCGGGAAAAGAGAACGAGCCCGAGGATATTCTAGAGAGGGCGCCTTTCTCTTGCGGTCTGTTTAGACATCAAATAGTAAAGGAATAAATCGCAGACAACGCGAATGCAAATGGACCCAATTTTAGTTTTATCGGGAGGGTAGTGCAGAATAACATTAGCTGAAGTGAGATTTGTCATGCAGCAAGAACTCCTTTTAGGAAAGGTAGTGCTACCACTAGCATTCCTGAGAGATAAACCAATCCATAGGCTCTTACATCTTGCATGTTCGGAGGGATTCCTTAAATGATTCATTCTTCGCTACTGATTCCATTTTTAAAACgtgaaaaagcaaataaacacAATTAAAAGATTGTATAAGATGCGCATTTTTAGTTACCTTGGAGAAAAAGGAACTTGAAAATACGGAAATATTCTTCTTGAGGAGATTAGTTGGAACAAGGCATGACGAGCAAAAAGTACCTGAGCCCTCTCCACTGAGGCAAGTTACTTGCCGGTCACGTGAGTAGTTAATTTTAATAACGGTAAGATGCGACTTGCGAAAGGTTTGTTATTGCGAAGTTTGTCGTCATCTTGAAGGTATCAGGAGGCTGGTAGGCTTCATTCTGTCTAGAAAAAGCTTGAAGAGAGTTAAAAAAGCTAATATAAACTCGTAGAGTGAAAGAAATCAAGCAATGGTAATGAATAACGACGGTCTAAAGCAAGGAACGTCAACACAAGCTAGACAATTAGCGGAGAGCGACGACATTGCAAGTAGCTTAGTTTTGGACACTATGCTGGAGTTTACGACGCACAAGATGGCTGCAAGGTTTCGCCCTTTGAAGGTGGATCAAGATGTTGTGAAGAAAGCGCTGGAGCGATACGCCAAAGACGACAATATTGAGCAGGCCTATAACGAAATCGTTTTTAATGCGGGAGAATGGGAGCGATGTTTCTTCATCACTAAATCCAAATCGCAAATCGCAGCCTTCAAGGAACACGTAAGTTATTAAACACTAACTTCATTTTCTGCAAAATTGAAGCTAACATTGGTGCTTGTTAGTTTCGTTTCGTGTGTTACGTAGCGAATCATACAGACCGCTTCAGCTAACATAATCTTTCTTGCTTTCGAGCTTTGCACCGACTTGTCAAACGCGTGTCTTACACGATGTCGAAACACGCTTTTTTGTCGCCCATGTATGTGCAAAATGTGACTTTTAGCTTCCCGTCTTTGGTCAGTGATCGAGATACTGGATGtggagattttttttttggaggacATTTGGAGAATTTACCTTTTCGCTTTCGTCGCCTCCGACTtccgtttttcaaaataaatccaTCATGGCTGTTGGAAATGACGTAATCGGCTATCCCCCATGTTCAGACGGGTGACGTAAATGGAAGGATGAAAGGGATTAAAATTCGCAACCATTGAGGCGTATCAAGTTGCATTATAAACAATCTTGCCGTCAAATAACAGGCTTGTGTCATGCTTAAAAccatgaaattttaatttgtaaccTGCTAGTTAGGTAATTCTGCTTTTGTTTAGATCCTGCCTTATTTACAGATGCAGTTAAGGGACTGGCCATTTATTAGGGGGTTGGCTGGtgcattttaattttcctataCATGATTTCCTGTGGACCTGTTCTTGTCACTGCATGACTTAATGTGACCTCCCTTTGAGTCTGCACATCAATAAGATGACCAATGAACTTAACACAAGGAATCAAACCAAAATACAAAGCTTTATCTTGTTGGCATTGAACAGGTATTATGTAAACATGAAATGGCATGGTTATTTCCAGTCTCATTTAGCAAAGTGTAGAGCTGCAAATATATATCTTTTGAAAGAACAAGTATCCTACTTATAGTGCTAACTTAAAGTCACTAGTTTGGTCGTTGGGTCAGACAGAACAAAAATGTGGTCAGAcatacaaaaaacaacaaaacagaacaacaaaaaaagcaaaattgaagaaagataaacacaaataaacattttgccatttaaaaaaataatttatatataatattatcTATATGTGACCATTAGGGGGTGAAACAAAGAAGGTATTGTGTACATGACTGGAGAAATCTTCTTCACCTAATTAAGTCTCTGACTCATGGATGCTGTGTGTGACTTAAAATTTGTGACCACAAAGATTAAATTCAAGGTAGACTTAAATAcactttttttccataaaaatcTCAAATTATGTATTAATTATGTTCAATGCCTCTTGTCTTCTCCCAAGGTTTTTAGATACATAGGCATTTTTAATAGAAATGCTGGATTTGAAGTTGTCCCTTGTAATTGATACTCTGGCGAGGAAAGAGGTGCCAAGGTTGTAGCTACGTGTGAAtggtaagaataataatagttCCTCCAAGCTTCTTCTCTCTTCCAGTACTTGGTTTTTGCTATCAATTTTGACAAACTCCTATTTCCTAATATAAAATGCCACAGTATGCAATATGTCTTCCATGTTTTAGTTTAACTGGAAGAATTAGAAATAGAATATAATGGTTTTGGATGCCTGTATAAACCTTACAGAAAACctttgtaacaaaaaaaatttttgttacaaaGGCACATATCTCCAATGACAAtcttaaattaaatatttatttatttttgaagagAACAATAATATTTGCTGCAAAGATTAaacattactattattgtctTATTTCTTGAAACATGCCATTCAGCTATGATATTAAAAGTTATGAAGAGGACAATAATTGAAAGTGTTAATATGCAAGTATTTTCCATGGTCCAAAAGGGACAAGAAAACATGCAGACAATATTATAATCAGGAAAgcatttgcattcattttattctttCAAGTTGTCTCATTTTGCAGTGGTGACAACAAGAGAAAGGTTCTTGtgaaaaaatgcttttcaacgttcattgtgactctaacaaaatataatattGTATTtgcccttttattttttgtaggAGCAGAGGTGATAAGTTGCCTTTCCTTTGTGGGTGCATTGCAGAAATGAccgaagaggaagaaaaaaaattgctgcgTCCTGGAGAAAATGACTTTAGCATCATGTTCTCCTGTAGGAAGAACTTATCACAGCTTTGGCTTGGTCCTGCAGCATACATAAATCATGGTAAGTGAATCATCATAAGTCACAGGCTTGAAAAGTTGTTGAATCCATATCAAGGAGCATGCCATAACGTGTGTGTAATGATGatgagaataataataataataataataataataataataataataataataataataatgtctAGCataattttgagaaaaaaatcattgtggcataaatgttgtttgtttgctgtTATTCATGATAAACTTGCCAAAATCTAACGCTtaaccagtgttaactaccatagaaacatatataaattatttcgATACTAGTCTTCTTATTAAAcccatggttagcgctaaccatggtTCAAGCAGCCGGCCCCAGAACTGTATTGATTGGAGAAAAACTTGACCCTCATTGAGAGTTTAACAAACCCATGGACAAAATGGTCTTGTATATGTACAAGCAAATGCAAATACAGTGCCCTGGCTGGTTAATCTTGGGAGCAATATTATATTCtcttcaaaaaaagaaaaaaaaaaagaaatctaaaCTTCTTCCTTTTGTGTCAGTCCTTGAATaagcattaataatattattattaatgataaGGATCCTGATAAATCAGTTAGTGGTTTATCAGGATTCTAGCATGCTATCAAGCCAAGTACTGTCTTCTTCATGATGCCCATTTGAATATTGTTTGAACatggaaatttgaaaataaataagtgTTAATTAAAAAGATTGTCATTGGAGATAAGTGCCtttttaatgttaataataattattgtaagtttCTTTGTATGGTTTACATCTATAGGCATCCGAAACAATTATATTCTATTGTTAATtttccattaattttatagTAAGATATGAAAGACATATTGCATAATGTGACATTTATATTCAATTTGGGAAATATGAGTTCTCAAAATCAATGGCAAAAACCAAAGTGTTGGTTTCGAGAAGAGGCTGGAAGGAACTAATCACTACCATGGAAATACTGTAACTTgactaatattattttaatcctACTTTTGATTTTGTGTTAATGTATAATAGGGTTGGATGAAAATTAgtttctgttaatttttaCCCTTGGGAATGTAATCAAACCTATCTTCCTCTTCTTTTATTGCAGACTGCCGTCCTAATTGCAAGGTATGTTTTAAAATCAAAGAGGGAAAAAATGGTAGTCTTTGAGGTAGAGGTTCTTTTTTGAGGCTTCAAACTAAGATGATCCTTCCTTTAGGCTGACTTTCCAGTTGTCTGGTGACAATATCAAGCAAATTATGATGCAATAGGGACTGTTGTGTTGTTTATGTCGAAGAATAgcgaatttaagaagctaccaAGGCAACTGCAATGAAAACgtaacattaaaatagaaccaTGCATTTTGGTTAAGTGGGTTGCGAtgattccatgttggtcatgtgtacaaaatatgcaaagtGTCCTTTCACTTGAGTAATAGTTTTCATGTAAGAGGCaatgaatgaaaggtttaaaTACTGCTGCAGGGTCTTTGTCCTCAGAACCTCAACAATGAAACTTTCACTTcatcaaaaaattgcaccaaaggGTGTCATTTCGTAAACTCCTCATTATCATTGTGCAGACACCATCAATAATATTAGCATAATCATAATCACCGTTTTTTTATGGTCATGATAACATGTATGTGTGTTATGGCCTGCAAAGAGTTGTAATTTGGATGTAAAAACATGAATGCAATAGCATCTCCCAAACAGTTGGTGTATCCTTAGGGAATTTAACTCCCAtaccaatattttcttttgattcaCCAAATGAACATGGCCACTGATGAATTTGTTGGAACCATCTGTAGACGTCTTTTCATAAATGGAATCaaatttaattgtttgtttcaatgGTGTTaagccatgggcaaaattcaaaagaatatttaaatcaAAGTGAGTTCTTAGATTAACTTAAAATTACAAAGGACTGACAAATATGCCGCCATTTTGGGAAGGGGTCTGGGGCCAAGTCAGTCATGACAGAATCGGTAAAGCTCCGTTGTGTTTGGCCAAAGAAAATCTAGCCAAGTCACGCCACAGTGattcttaaggacggtgactactattgctattgcgcatacgttctgcgcatctccagatactcggatttcctatcgccagtgcttactaatacaggaatatttttgcgcggtttaaaactatccggagaaagtagatcttagtaagtgctcttggtatccaaaaagaaaattgggggtaaccatgcatttttgagagataattaagcttcaatttgagaaagaacgccatacattgctttgtattttaaagctttttacagatattattcatgaattatctttgaaaaatgcgtggttacccccaattttctttttggatttcaataggacttgttaagatctacatttcctgcataatcacacaccggggaaaaaatatcttcaattagtaggcaccgtccttaagtgctGAGAAAAAATCGTAAGGCGATACGAACCAATGTCCCTCAAAGTCTAAAAACATTCCAGGTTGCAGACAATCTCCATTACTATAACAATAGAgcttatgttcgcgggcataaatatgttttgggcccgactggactcattttagcccgagccgctaggcgagggctaaaatgagtctgagaagggcccaaaacatatttatgcccaagaacataaactctattactattaatatcactttggagggcattgaggaaataaaaacttaaaaaaatgacaacaaaatactccgaagaatatatttttcaccagcgctgtgagaaaacgtcagcaaactttgaaatggcttctcgattttgattggctgcttagatcgtacgattatttgattctcattttttattggtttatttcagcgggctaaaatacattttagcccgccaaattctccattttagcccgcaaaattcgccacaatgcccgacaaagtgataataattttaatttccctCCTTCTAAAAGGAGGAAATGTGTGGGAAAGGAGAAATAATTTTGTCCTCAAGTGCCCTCTACCGTGTTAAATTCTCCGTCTAGTTAAAATACTTTTGGCAATCCTGTCTAAATTGGTTTCTTGTGGGGATTAGTTTGTGTCTACAGGTCGAGACACAGCGTGCGTTAAGGTGCTGAGAGACCTGGATCCTGGTGAGGAGATCACTTGTTACTATGGAGACGATTTCTTCGGTGATAAAAATTCTAATTGCGAATGTGTGACGTGTGAAAGGTTAGTTTTTCTGGACATTTTTAATAAATCATTTAGACCACTGCTGCCCTTAACAGGGACCTTACGCAATCACGACGGCAACATGGCCGTCACTCCAAAACACAAATACGCGTTGTTTGTGACACAAAAGAATCGTTTCAAGTCGATGGAAATATAAAATAGCAACTAATTGTGTGGCATGAACGGAAATTAgagcattttttaaattactGTGGAAAATAATTACGCGATGAAGATTGCTGTACTCATCGATTGGGTTAAAAATCTCTCACCggttttttaaccaatgagaagcaaaaccaatcctaccatgtacgcgtgactTTTCCCGCGCAGCCGCTTGGAGCAAGTAACATTTAACTTCTttcaattctgattggttcatcgcgctatttgatcctgttgtgattggttggtgTAATTACTCAAGTTGGAATTGGTTTCTCGGCAGTCATTTAAAAACCTTTCAAATGACTTACTAAAGTGCCTTGAGAGTTGAAGAACTGGAAGTCATTTCTGTATAAAGCTTACGTTACGGTCGCCGAGtacttaaataattttatttgtgctcttttccttttcatatGTGAAGGCGAGGAGTCGGTGCCTTTAAGTCAAAAGTGAAGTCTGTTGATAAAAAACAGAAGTATAGCTTCAGGGAAACAGACAAAAGATTGAAAAGGCTGGCACGCAGAATGACCAGTAAGTATTGTTAAAAAAGGCCTCAAAGAAGACAGTATCcctcaatttcaaatttcacctcGTATTTCCAAGCAGTGGtattgacaagtttttctttgtttttcagattCTTGTATAGATGCGGATAATAATTCCGTGTCAAGGGAAACCCATTCTGTAAATTCTTCCCCATCGGAGAAATTTGACGAAGAAATTGCCTGTCTGATTACCGTTGGCATCCACACGGTTCAAAAAGACAAGGACCATAACTTGTCTGGTTCCATGATTCCCACAGACAAGTTTTACTCCCGAACAAAAAGGCCAAAACCTCGAGCCAACGTCACCATCGCCCTTGAAGAATTTAACGGTGCAAAGAAGAGACGGAAACGAAAAGGGGCGAGGTTATGTATGCCGACGAAGCGTCGTACAAGGCACTGCGCCCTTGGAGGGTTCGACGAGATATCGATGGATGATGTTTGCGCATTCGTTCCGCCCGAACGTCATGCGTCAGTGGATAGTGGACTGGACATGGCGGACAATGTCGATAATGACTTGTTTTCCTATGGAAAGCGGTATAAGGCCCAAATTGGTCCCGGTGTTGTCTCAGACTTTCTTTCGTCCAGAACAATGCGTGAACGTAGCggtgattttgttttgcagaggcAACACGGTCATAACTCAATTTCCTTTCCAAAAGACAGTAGGGCTGGTAATTATCGCTGCCCTTGTTGTCCTGAACCCGTTTCATGAAGACTGTTTGTGTAGTTTATCCTCGAGAAATCGCAATGCGATTCCAAAAACTTTCATCTTTCACCAAAAATTCGCGTCTTCACGCGCTTTTTCGGTATCTGTGATGTGCCTGAATTGTTGGATTTAAGGAGTGAGTGAAGGATGACCACGACAacgctagaaaaaaaaaattgttcgaAATGGCTGGTCGCTCATGCTTTCCTCCTTCGAGCTTTGCACGTGCGCTGTACAAGCTAAACACTtgttttgcacgtgcatttgtTAAAATGAGCATCCTATGTGCGCACGCATCTCTAGTGGGCACGTGCCTGTCGTGTTGTGGTTCCTTTATTAGAGACAGGGTAATTAGCTCCCCCAACAAAACGCAATCCACCTTCTAGCTTTAAGGACAAGAATAGAGACCTTGCGCAACAGGGCGGTAGAATGGCGAAAAAATGTGGTGCGAGACTGCATTCCCGGTGTTGCGTGAGCTAATTACCCTGGGCAGAGCTTACGTGGTGTCTCTTTAAGGGAGGTGACGAGTTAAACGCTTACAACGAATAAGAAAGCGAAGTAAAGGGTGTGATTGCAGGTTCCTTTCCTTACTCTTCCTCCGCATCGCCGCTGGAATCAGTGATAATAAACCTTCAGTTTTCGAAATGATATATTTATGACCGTTGTCGGCGATTTCCAGGCCCCGTATACTTTTACTTGTAAACAGCAAAGATGTAGAGGCATTGTTCTCCTGAAGGGGGATCAATTTTCTTACTCTTTAAGTCCAGACAGTGTCACTTAATTAAATCTGTTGTTGAATTTAGTGCAGATTCGTTCGAATAGCACTTGAATAGTCTTGGAATACACTTAACTTATTTCTTGTAACTACTTGCATTTTACAGAGGtgtattttggttttgtcttgtttttacTCCGTTTTTGTATGTTCTATGAGGAGGGGTCT is a window of Acropora palmata chromosome 11, jaAcrPala1.3, whole genome shotgun sequence DNA encoding:
- the LOC141896624 gene encoding LOW QUALITY PROTEIN: histone-lysine N-methyltransferase KMT5B-like (The sequence of the model RefSeq protein was modified relative to this genomic sequence to represent the inferred CDS: substituted 1 base at 1 genomic stop codon), which produces MVMNNDGLKQGTSTQARQLAESDDIASSLVLDTMLEFTTHKMAARFRPLKVDQDVVKKALERYAKDDNIEQAYNEIVFNAGEWERCFFITKSKSQIAAFKEHVFRYIGIFNRNAGFEVVPCNXYSGEERGAKVVATCEWSRGDKLPFLCGCIAEMTEEEEKKLLRPGENDFSIMFSCRKNLSQLWLGPAAYINHDCRPNCKFVSTGRDTACVKVLRDLDPGEEITCYYGDDFFGDKNSNCECVTCERRGVGAFKSKVKSVDKKQKYSFRETDKRLKRLARRMTNSCIDADNNSVSRETHSVNSSPSEKFDEEIACLITVGIHTVQKDKDHNLSGSMIPTDKFYSRTKRPKPRANVTIALEEFNGAKKRRKRKGARLCMPTKRRTRHCALGGFDEISMDDVCAFVPPERHASVDSGLDMADNVDNDLFSYGKRYKAQIGPGVVSDFLSSRTMRERSGDFVLQRQHGHNSISFPKDSRAGNYRCPCCPEPVS